In Jaculus jaculus isolate mJacJac1 chromosome 11, mJacJac1.mat.Y.cur, whole genome shotgun sequence, the following proteins share a genomic window:
- the Lcorl gene encoding ligand-dependent nuclear receptor corepressor-like protein isoform X2, producing MDEKCSFCNLQREAVSDCVPSLDSSQSTPTEELSSQGQSNTDKIECQAESYLNALFRKKDLPQNCDPNIPLVAQELMKKMIRQFAIEYISKSGKIQENRNGSIGPSLICKSIQMNQAENSLQEEQEGPLDLTVNRMQEQNTQQGDGVLDLSTKKTSIKSEESSIFDPPSENSVTGSTVDAKSEEATKMEKGQSALSKVLESLCIHHQQQVLAMLKFLVQEQNAASLCCCNSSHAVSTDFQKTKFEDELRGPFCSCEYRLAERGYLQNERQSLGLVTLPVCIKELHCLSCQTVTVEHIKTVMNSGIENSYNSNRCRSGRLANIHSTKSVFHSPLLSREECDLPESRKNACGSRSPSPPPLSPVHTEGFEKLKDIISEFSVLENNRLETSTNQPPSLTPAEVSVNRGDHDRKIQTVKKAGTSDSVLLDASGSCSENHEKAETAVIFQDLMDRINEKLKSIETTDMTNFIKLSSNDCNSDNDFHLGDLITSLLHNAKASDYSFMELLNQHDKKVENKIIQTRFRKRQQTLFALNSSPDSPIIRRQSLQIKRELASLDENFLRKKSAEKNPRKLARNSLEKEFHHCQESLNNSRSFRDKNHAGTRFSTNHVAQSLQVPHHSLETNVASDQFLENFKATSSEKMNLRKSQEIPAAEKNTSQDNRKNLKLENTQTSLRNTVPELLCKTKRNIMPPGWCSIYVTNNYVFKKYPESNRVLDSTHRKELMKHIPVESSQNVDLNKIAMNSNLQVVVERLEDTINMTQRSWNNQPMSEGYKTYKKLVETEDKDQNTGRNLTLTLSRMAYTEQGLSKSVVVSSNILKNHGMPIMDMSNERLDNPKKAPLLEKDNLTPSVESAPTRHESIESFPCSNYSSPIKLMFLSEIKTSEGVKYTLTSVGTSQVKAGVPSKKHTTQQVVGRKTETNDGMPNANFENCTSNGYDAGYLERELSRLNCVKEVRESPVVFTGGLACDKPQEDCNEESSSAAQSAFKRKPGRPKKIGPQVVKQIKRPIGRPPKPKIGQMDATICQNKSFSAGMKSPESLISEIKEGVYKNSITVTVIYGRSRRIKRHVSEGSISINNMMLSSSNVDYCSANSNSLRNIREHEVDSGESICALSRLSSESEVLRSGFDYIRPIKSKSLIPQPSKNIIRPNQKPLAIVRKPGRPAKVKISGISVTFSRIAPQEREVSISSCLPPLEQEALLEKILPEEKLEQQCNEIDKTKHTEVGIIKNEPESMASIPLRHSVRDRKSSLHSLQSLTASSSLIYRNTLLHKSCKLHLHKGKSLKKKHRQSSLKIASKSMPGSRPAKRCLEDNRLMPISEVSLDPVISSNPLLRWWATSTSNDSLLEELNNRFEQITNAWVHVSGDEAENFVRKTEYIENDNFKIANPLDTCFFKLEVSPVKMLFQKKYDLNELCSWFMQTTETQSLSLVRKANARNPLEVINTKGIKLGMKYCDFNTSPFRKHFKKFALSSPSKSAKLRILHKMVRSPLLNVKSNLTRARLKRTEYKRSHLEKWRKEGRPHHQVDWNSKRRNLRFFCQNQFLSKTEGGANADILTHGESSVDNQCVLSPEIKDQFMQEKFELPDFKTQTSLENKFQSETKENGTNQNQKDFETRPRLENVCPNNWGSKTLKDCRIFLRKINCLEHRNTFKLNTIIYSPESVDSGSSNHQIHLEESKRFTLRSHSARQNSFKKLSQERETAKANSPSSDKLTDELGNSKLNNFNFDKNTDNSEVLSKLKRKTPPWKTTEMSTKRHKRQSCNSGQMANYFSKYQLACYK from the exons GGGATGGAGTGTTAGATCTCTCGACAAAGAAAACCAGCATAAAATCTGAAGAGTCATCCATTTTTGATCCTCCTTCTGAAAATTCAGTGACTGG ttcaacTGTTGATGCAAAATCAGAGGAAGCTACTAAAATGGAAAAAGGACAATCAGCTTTAAGCAAAGTTTTGGAATCTTTGTGCATACATCACCAGCAACAAGTTTTGGCTATGTTGAAATTTCTAGTTCAAGAGCAGAATGCTGCTTCTCTTTGCTGTTGTAATTCTTCACATGCTGTGTCCACAGACTTTCAAAAGACCAAATTTGAAGATGAATTACGTGGTCCATTCTGTAGTTGTGAATATAGACTGGCAGAAAGAGGGTATTTACAGAATGAAAGACAAAGCCTTGGTTTAGTTACTCTGCCAGTTTGTATTAAAGAATTACATTGTTTATCTTGCCAAACAGTAACTGTTGAACACATTAAGACAGTAATGAATAGCGGAATTGAAAACAGTTATAACTCAAACAGGTGCCGTTCTGGACGGTTAGCAAACATTCACTCTACAAAATCAGTCTTTCATAGTCCTCTTTTGTCAAGGGAAGAGTGTGATCTTCCAGAGAGTCGTAAAAATGCTTGTGGATCTCGAAGTCCATCACCCCCACCATTATCACCTGTACACACTGAAGGATTTGAAAAATTGAAAGACATCATATCAGAGTTTTCAGTCTTAGAAAACAACAGACTAGAAACAAGTACTAATCAGCCTCCATCTCTAACACCAGCAGAAGTAAGTGTCAACAGGGGGGATCATGACAGGAAAATACAGACAGTGAAGAAGGCCGGTACCTCTGATTCTGTACTCTTGGATGCCAGCGGCAGTTGCAGTGAAAATCATGAGAAAGCTGAAACTGCTGTCATTTTTCAAGATTTAATGGATCGtatcaatgaaaaattaaaatcaatagaAACCACAGATATGACAAACTTTATAAAATTATCTAGCAATGATTGTAATTCAGATAATGATTTTCATTTAGGAGATTTAATAACATCTCTCTTGCACAATGCAAAGGCTAGTGATTATAGTTTTATGGAATTACTGAATCAGCACGATAAAAaggtagaaaataaaattattcagaCAAGATTTCGAAAACGTCAACAAACCTTATTTGCATTGAACAGTTCTCCTGATTCCCCCATAATTAGAAGGCAATCTTTACAGATAAAAAGAGAACTTGCTAGCCTTGATGaaaattttctaagaaaaaagTCGGCTGAAAAAAATCCAAGGAAATTGGCACGCAATTCATTAGAAAAAGAATTCCACCATTGCCAAGAATCCCTAAACAATTCTAGAAGCTTTAGAGATAAAAATCATGCTGGAACACGGTTTTCAACGAATCACGTGGCACAATCATTACAGGTACCACATCATAGTTTAGAAACTAATGTGGCTTCTGATCAGTTTTTAGAAAACTTTAAAGCAACTTCATCTGAAAAAATGAACCTAAGGAAATCACAGGAGATACCTGCAGCTGAAAAAAACACTTCTCAAGATAATAGGAAGAATCTCAAACTGGAGAATACTCAAACTTCTTTAAGAAATACTGTCCCTGAACTTCTGTGCAAAACTAAACGAAATATTATGCCTCCAGGGTGGTGTTCTATATATGTAACAAATAATTATGTTTTCAAAAAATACCCTGAGAGCAACAGAGTATTAGACTCCACACACAGAAAAGAGTTAATGAAACATATTCCAGTTGAAAGTTCACAAAATGTAGACCTAAACAAAATTGCAATGAATTCTAATTTACAAGTTGTTGTGGAGCGTTTGGAAGACACAATAAATATGACTCAAAGGTCTTGGAATAATCAGCCAATGTCAGAAGGatataaaacatacaaaaaattgGTAGAAACTGAGGATAAAGACCAAAATACTGGGAGAAATTTGACTCTTACGTTAAGTAGAATGGCATACACAGAACAGGGTTTATCAAAATCTGTGGTAGTATCAAGCAATATTCTCAAAAATCATGGAATGCCTATTATGGATATGAGTAACGAGAGACTTGATAATCCAAAAAAGGCACCTCTTCTGGAGAAAGATAATTTGACACCCAGTGTGGAAAGTGCACCAACAAGACATGAAAGTATTGAAAGCTTTCCTTGTTCTAACTACTCTAGTCCTATAAAGCTCATGTTTTTATCTGAGATTAAGACCAGTGAAGGAGTAAAATACACTTTAACTTCAGTTGGCACTTCACAAGTGAAGGCTGGTGTTCCTTCCAAAAAACATACAACCCAGCAGGTAGTTGGAAGGAAAACGGAAACAAATGATGGCATGCCAAATGCTAACTTTGAAAATTGTACTTCTAATGGGTATGATGCTGGCTATCTTGAAAGAGAATTAAGCAGACTTAATTGtgtgaaagaagttagagagtcCCCTGTGGTATTTACAGGTGGTTTAGCTTGTGATAAACCACAAGAAGACTGCAATGAGGAGTCAAGCAGTGCTGCCCAGTCAGCTTTTAAAAGGAAACCAGGCAGACCTAAAAAAATAGGTCCCCAGGTTGTGAAACAGATTAAACGGCCAATTGGAAGACCACCAAAGCCTAAAATTGGTCAAATGGATGCCACCATATGCCAAAATAAGTCATTTAGTGCTGGCATGAAAAGCCCAGAATCTCTCATATCAGAAATAAAAGAAGGTGTTTATAAAAACAGCATTACAGTCACTGTTATTTATGGAAGGTCAAGAAGAATCAAAAGGCATGTTTCTGAAGGAAGTATAAGCATCAACAATATGATGCTATCCAGCAGTAATGTTGACTATTGTTCAGCCAACTCTAACAGTCTCAGAAATATTAGAGAACATGAAGTTGACTCAGGTGAGAGTATATGTGCCCTGTCAAGATTGAGTAGTGAAAGTGAGGTCTTAAGGTCTGGCTTTGACTATATCAGACCTATCAAAAGCAAGTCTCTgatacctcagccttccaagaacATCATAAGACCAAATCAGAAGCCTTTGGCAATAGTTCGGAAGCCAGGTAGACCTGCCAAAGTGAAAATCTCTGGCATATCTGTGACTTTTAGTAGAATTGCACCTCAGGAAAGAGAAGTAAGTATTAGCAGCTGCTTACCCCCTTTAGAACAGGAGGCTTTGTTAGAGAAGATTCTGCCAGAAGAAAAGTTGGAGCAGCAGTGCAATGAGATTGATAAGACAAAACACACTGAAGTTGgtataattaaaaatgaaccaGAAAGTATGGCTTCTATACCTCTGAGACATTCTGTTAGGGACAGAAAGTCGTCTCTGCATTCCTTACAGTCATTGACTGCTTCTAGCTCACTTATTTATAGAAATACTTTGCTTCATAAATCATGTAAGCTGCATTTACATAAAGGCAAAAGTCTAAAGAAAAAACATAGGCAGTCAAGCTTAAAAATAGCTTCCAAAAGTATGCCAGGATCTAGACCTGCAAAAAGGTGCTTGGAAGATAACAGATTAATGCCCATTTCTGAAGTATCTTTAGATCCTGTAATTTCATCAAATCCTTTGCTCAGGTGGTGGGCTACTTCTACTTCAAATGATTCCTTACTAGAAGAATTAAACAATAGATTCGAGCAAATAACAAATGCTTGGGTGCATGTGAGTGGAGATGAAGCTGAAAATTTTGTTCGTAAAACAGAATATATTGAAAATGATAATTTCAAGATAGCCAACCCTTTGGAcacttgtttttttaaacttgaaGTTTCTCCTGTAAAAATGCTTTTTCagaaaaaatatgatttaaatgAACTCTGTTCCTGGTTTATGCAAACAACAGAAACACAGTCTCTCTCACTTGTTAGAAAAGCAAATGCCCGAAACCCTTTGGAAGTAATAAATACCAAGGGAATTAAGTTAGGGATGAAATACTGTGATTTTAATACCAGCCCCTTCAGgaagcactttaaaaaatttgcaCTCTCCTCTCCTTCTAAATCAGCGAAGTTGCGTATATTACATAAAATGGTTAGATCACCACTTTTAAATGTGAAAAGTAACTTAACACGAGCTAGATTGAAAAGAACTGAGTATAAGAGATCACACCTggaaaaatggagaaaagaggGAAGGCCACACCATCAAGTTGACTGGAACTCTAAAAGAAGGAACCTAAGATTTTTCTGTCAGAATCAATTTTTGAGTAAGACTGAGGGGGGAGCAAATGCTGACATTCTAACTCATGGTGAAAGCTCAGTAGATAATCAGTGTGTTTTGTCACCTGAAATCAAGGACCAGTTTATGCAAGAGAAATTTGAATTACCTGATTTCAAAACACAAACTAGTTTAGAGAATAAATTCCAGTCAGAAACAAAGGAGAATGGAACAAATCAGAACCAAAAAGATTTTGAAACCAGACCGAGACTAGAAAATGTATGTCCTAATAATTGGGGGTCAAAAACATTAAAAGACTGCAGAATATTTTTGAGGAAGATCAACTGTCTTGAACACAGAAATACTTTTAAACTAAATACAATCATTTACTCTCCTGAATCAGTGGATAGTGGAAGTAGTAATCATCAGATACATCTAGAAGAATCCAAGCGTTTTACTTTAAGATCCCATTCTGCTAggcaaaattcttttaaaaagctaaGTCAAGAAAGAGAAACTGCTAAAGCAAATAGTCCTTCAAGTGATAAATTAACTGATGAACTTGGCAATAGTAAACTAAATAATTTTAACTTTGACAAGAATACAGATAATTCTGAAGTTCTTagcaaattgaaaagaaaaacaccacCATGGAAGACCACCGAAATGtcaacaaaaagacataaaagacAGTCTTGCAACAGTGGACAAATggcaaattatttttcaaaataccaACTAG
- the Lcorl gene encoding ligand-dependent nuclear receptor corepressor-like protein isoform X3, with the protein MDHGYEETSVYLKDCVPSLDSSQSTPTEELSSQGQSNTDKIECQAESYLNALFRKKDLPQNCDPNIPLVAQELMKKMIRQFAIEYISKSGKIQENRNGSIGPSLICKSIQMNQAENSLQEEQEGPLDLTVNRMQEQNTQQGDGVLDLSTKKTSIKSEESSIFDPPSENSVTGSTVDAKSEEATKMEKGQSALSKVLESLCIHHQQQVLAMLKFLVQEQNAASLCCCNSSHAVSTDFQKTKFEDELRGPFCSCEYRLAERGYLQNERQSLGLVTLPVCIKELHCLSCQTVTVEHIKTVMNSGIENSYNSNRCRSGRLANIHSTKSVFHSPLLSREECDLPESRKNACGSRSPSPPPLSPVHTEGFEKLKDIISEFSVLENNRLETSTNQPPSLTPAEVSVNRGDHDRKIQTVKKAGTSDSVLLDASGSCSENHEKAETAVIFQDLMDRINEKLKSIETTDMTNFIKLSSNDCNSDNDFHLGDLITSLLHNAKASDYSFMELLNQHDKKVENKIIQTRFRKRQQTLFALNSSPDSPIIRRQSLQIKRELASLDENFLRKKSAEKNPRKLARNSLEKEFHHCQESLNNSRSFRDKNHAGTRFSTNHVAQSLQVPHHSLETNVASDQFLENFKATSSEKMNLRKSQEIPAAEKNTSQDNRKNLKLENTQTSLRNTVPELLCKTKRNIMPPGWCSIYVTNNYVFKKYPESNRVLDSTHRKELMKHIPVESSQNVDLNKIAMNSNLQVVVERLEDTINMTQRSWNNQPMSEGYKTYKKLVETEDKDQNTGRNLTLTLSRMAYTEQGLSKSVVVSSNILKNHGMPIMDMSNERLDNPKKAPLLEKDNLTPSVESAPTRHESIESFPCSNYSSPIKLMFLSEIKTSEGVKYTLTSVGTSQVKAGVPSKKHTTQQVVGRKTETNDGMPNANFENCTSNGYDAGYLERELSRLNCVKEVRESPVVFTGGLACDKPQEDCNEESSSAAQSAFKRKPGRPKKIGPQVVKQIKRPIGRPPKPKIGQMDATICQNKSFSAGMKSPESLISEIKEGVYKNSITVTVIYGRSRRIKRHVSEGSISINNMMLSSSNVDYCSANSNSLRNIREHEVDSGESICALSRLSSESEVLRSGFDYIRPIKSKSLIPQPSKNIIRPNQKPLAIVRKPGRPAKVKISGISVTFSRIAPQEREVSISSCLPPLEQEALLEKILPEEKLEQQCNEIDKTKHTEVGIIKNEPESMASIPLRHSVRDRKSSLHSLQSLTASSSLIYRNTLLHKSCKLHLHKGKSLKKKHRQSSLKIASKSMPGSRPAKRCLEDNRLMPISEVSLDPVISSNPLLRWWATSTSNDSLLEELNNRFEQITNAWVHVSGDEAENFVRKTEYIENDNFKIANPLDTCFFKLEVSPVKMLFQKKYDLNELCSWFMQTTETQSLSLVRKANARNPLEVINTKGIKLGMKYCDFNTSPFRKHFKKFALSSPSKSAKLRILHKMVRSPLLNVKSNLTRARLKRTEYKRSHLEKWRKEGRPHHQVDWNSKRRNLRFFCQNQFLSKTEGGANADILTHGESSVDNQCVLSPEIKDQFMQEKFELPDFKTQTSLENKFQSETKENGTNQNQKDFETRPRLENVCPNNWGSKTLKDCRIFLRKINCLEHRNTFKLNTIIYSPESVDSGSSNHQIHLEESKRFTLRSHSARQNSFKKLSQERETAKANSPSSDKLTDELGNSKLNNFNFDKNTDNSEVLSKLKRKTPPWKTTEMSTKRHKRQSCNSGQMANYFSKYQLACYK; encoded by the exons GGGATGGAGTGTTAGATCTCTCGACAAAGAAAACCAGCATAAAATCTGAAGAGTCATCCATTTTTGATCCTCCTTCTGAAAATTCAGTGACTGG ttcaacTGTTGATGCAAAATCAGAGGAAGCTACTAAAATGGAAAAAGGACAATCAGCTTTAAGCAAAGTTTTGGAATCTTTGTGCATACATCACCAGCAACAAGTTTTGGCTATGTTGAAATTTCTAGTTCAAGAGCAGAATGCTGCTTCTCTTTGCTGTTGTAATTCTTCACATGCTGTGTCCACAGACTTTCAAAAGACCAAATTTGAAGATGAATTACGTGGTCCATTCTGTAGTTGTGAATATAGACTGGCAGAAAGAGGGTATTTACAGAATGAAAGACAAAGCCTTGGTTTAGTTACTCTGCCAGTTTGTATTAAAGAATTACATTGTTTATCTTGCCAAACAGTAACTGTTGAACACATTAAGACAGTAATGAATAGCGGAATTGAAAACAGTTATAACTCAAACAGGTGCCGTTCTGGACGGTTAGCAAACATTCACTCTACAAAATCAGTCTTTCATAGTCCTCTTTTGTCAAGGGAAGAGTGTGATCTTCCAGAGAGTCGTAAAAATGCTTGTGGATCTCGAAGTCCATCACCCCCACCATTATCACCTGTACACACTGAAGGATTTGAAAAATTGAAAGACATCATATCAGAGTTTTCAGTCTTAGAAAACAACAGACTAGAAACAAGTACTAATCAGCCTCCATCTCTAACACCAGCAGAAGTAAGTGTCAACAGGGGGGATCATGACAGGAAAATACAGACAGTGAAGAAGGCCGGTACCTCTGATTCTGTACTCTTGGATGCCAGCGGCAGTTGCAGTGAAAATCATGAGAAAGCTGAAACTGCTGTCATTTTTCAAGATTTAATGGATCGtatcaatgaaaaattaaaatcaatagaAACCACAGATATGACAAACTTTATAAAATTATCTAGCAATGATTGTAATTCAGATAATGATTTTCATTTAGGAGATTTAATAACATCTCTCTTGCACAATGCAAAGGCTAGTGATTATAGTTTTATGGAATTACTGAATCAGCACGATAAAAaggtagaaaataaaattattcagaCAAGATTTCGAAAACGTCAACAAACCTTATTTGCATTGAACAGTTCTCCTGATTCCCCCATAATTAGAAGGCAATCTTTACAGATAAAAAGAGAACTTGCTAGCCTTGATGaaaattttctaagaaaaaagTCGGCTGAAAAAAATCCAAGGAAATTGGCACGCAATTCATTAGAAAAAGAATTCCACCATTGCCAAGAATCCCTAAACAATTCTAGAAGCTTTAGAGATAAAAATCATGCTGGAACACGGTTTTCAACGAATCACGTGGCACAATCATTACAGGTACCACATCATAGTTTAGAAACTAATGTGGCTTCTGATCAGTTTTTAGAAAACTTTAAAGCAACTTCATCTGAAAAAATGAACCTAAGGAAATCACAGGAGATACCTGCAGCTGAAAAAAACACTTCTCAAGATAATAGGAAGAATCTCAAACTGGAGAATACTCAAACTTCTTTAAGAAATACTGTCCCTGAACTTCTGTGCAAAACTAAACGAAATATTATGCCTCCAGGGTGGTGTTCTATATATGTAACAAATAATTATGTTTTCAAAAAATACCCTGAGAGCAACAGAGTATTAGACTCCACACACAGAAAAGAGTTAATGAAACATATTCCAGTTGAAAGTTCACAAAATGTAGACCTAAACAAAATTGCAATGAATTCTAATTTACAAGTTGTTGTGGAGCGTTTGGAAGACACAATAAATATGACTCAAAGGTCTTGGAATAATCAGCCAATGTCAGAAGGatataaaacatacaaaaaattgGTAGAAACTGAGGATAAAGACCAAAATACTGGGAGAAATTTGACTCTTACGTTAAGTAGAATGGCATACACAGAACAGGGTTTATCAAAATCTGTGGTAGTATCAAGCAATATTCTCAAAAATCATGGAATGCCTATTATGGATATGAGTAACGAGAGACTTGATAATCCAAAAAAGGCACCTCTTCTGGAGAAAGATAATTTGACACCCAGTGTGGAAAGTGCACCAACAAGACATGAAAGTATTGAAAGCTTTCCTTGTTCTAACTACTCTAGTCCTATAAAGCTCATGTTTTTATCTGAGATTAAGACCAGTGAAGGAGTAAAATACACTTTAACTTCAGTTGGCACTTCACAAGTGAAGGCTGGTGTTCCTTCCAAAAAACATACAACCCAGCAGGTAGTTGGAAGGAAAACGGAAACAAATGATGGCATGCCAAATGCTAACTTTGAAAATTGTACTTCTAATGGGTATGATGCTGGCTATCTTGAAAGAGAATTAAGCAGACTTAATTGtgtgaaagaagttagagagtcCCCTGTGGTATTTACAGGTGGTTTAGCTTGTGATAAACCACAAGAAGACTGCAATGAGGAGTCAAGCAGTGCTGCCCAGTCAGCTTTTAAAAGGAAACCAGGCAGACCTAAAAAAATAGGTCCCCAGGTTGTGAAACAGATTAAACGGCCAATTGGAAGACCACCAAAGCCTAAAATTGGTCAAATGGATGCCACCATATGCCAAAATAAGTCATTTAGTGCTGGCATGAAAAGCCCAGAATCTCTCATATCAGAAATAAAAGAAGGTGTTTATAAAAACAGCATTACAGTCACTGTTATTTATGGAAGGTCAAGAAGAATCAAAAGGCATGTTTCTGAAGGAAGTATAAGCATCAACAATATGATGCTATCCAGCAGTAATGTTGACTATTGTTCAGCCAACTCTAACAGTCTCAGAAATATTAGAGAACATGAAGTTGACTCAGGTGAGAGTATATGTGCCCTGTCAAGATTGAGTAGTGAAAGTGAGGTCTTAAGGTCTGGCTTTGACTATATCAGACCTATCAAAAGCAAGTCTCTgatacctcagccttccaagaacATCATAAGACCAAATCAGAAGCCTTTGGCAATAGTTCGGAAGCCAGGTAGACCTGCCAAAGTGAAAATCTCTGGCATATCTGTGACTTTTAGTAGAATTGCACCTCAGGAAAGAGAAGTAAGTATTAGCAGCTGCTTACCCCCTTTAGAACAGGAGGCTTTGTTAGAGAAGATTCTGCCAGAAGAAAAGTTGGAGCAGCAGTGCAATGAGATTGATAAGACAAAACACACTGAAGTTGgtataattaaaaatgaaccaGAAAGTATGGCTTCTATACCTCTGAGACATTCTGTTAGGGACAGAAAGTCGTCTCTGCATTCCTTACAGTCATTGACTGCTTCTAGCTCACTTATTTATAGAAATACTTTGCTTCATAAATCATGTAAGCTGCATTTACATAAAGGCAAAAGTCTAAAGAAAAAACATAGGCAGTCAAGCTTAAAAATAGCTTCCAAAAGTATGCCAGGATCTAGACCTGCAAAAAGGTGCTTGGAAGATAACAGATTAATGCCCATTTCTGAAGTATCTTTAGATCCTGTAATTTCATCAAATCCTTTGCTCAGGTGGTGGGCTACTTCTACTTCAAATGATTCCTTACTAGAAGAATTAAACAATAGATTCGAGCAAATAACAAATGCTTGGGTGCATGTGAGTGGAGATGAAGCTGAAAATTTTGTTCGTAAAACAGAATATATTGAAAATGATAATTTCAAGATAGCCAACCCTTTGGAcacttgtttttttaaacttgaaGTTTCTCCTGTAAAAATGCTTTTTCagaaaaaatatgatttaaatgAACTCTGTTCCTGGTTTATGCAAACAACAGAAACACAGTCTCTCTCACTTGTTAGAAAAGCAAATGCCCGAAACCCTTTGGAAGTAATAAATACCAAGGGAATTAAGTTAGGGATGAAATACTGTGATTTTAATACCAGCCCCTTCAGgaagcactttaaaaaatttgcaCTCTCCTCTCCTTCTAAATCAGCGAAGTTGCGTATATTACATAAAATGGTTAGATCACCACTTTTAAATGTGAAAAGTAACTTAACACGAGCTAGATTGAAAAGAACTGAGTATAAGAGATCACACCTggaaaaatggagaaaagaggGAAGGCCACACCATCAAGTTGACTGGAACTCTAAAAGAAGGAACCTAAGATTTTTCTGTCAGAATCAATTTTTGAGTAAGACTGAGGGGGGAGCAAATGCTGACATTCTAACTCATGGTGAAAGCTCAGTAGATAATCAGTGTGTTTTGTCACCTGAAATCAAGGACCAGTTTATGCAAGAGAAATTTGAATTACCTGATTTCAAAACACAAACTAGTTTAGAGAATAAATTCCAGTCAGAAACAAAGGAGAATGGAACAAATCAGAACCAAAAAGATTTTGAAACCAGACCGAGACTAGAAAATGTATGTCCTAATAATTGGGGGTCAAAAACATTAAAAGACTGCAGAATATTTTTGAGGAAGATCAACTGTCTTGAACACAGAAATACTTTTAAACTAAATACAATCATTTACTCTCCTGAATCAGTGGATAGTGGAAGTAGTAATCATCAGATACATCTAGAAGAATCCAAGCGTTTTACTTTAAGATCCCATTCTGCTAggcaaaattcttttaaaaagctaaGTCAAGAAAGAGAAACTGCTAAAGCAAATAGTCCTTCAAGTGATAAATTAACTGATGAACTTGGCAATAGTAAACTAAATAATTTTAACTTTGACAAGAATACAGATAATTCTGAAGTTCTTagcaaattgaaaagaaaaacaccacCATGGAAGACCACCGAAATGtcaacaaaaagacataaaagacAGTCTTGCAACAGTGGACAAATggcaaattatttttcaaaataccaACTAG